tgcgattggctggcaaccagtccaggatgtaccccacctcgcggctgggataggctcctgcatacccccgtgacccatGAATGATTGCAATTAATGACTTAGCCATATTTAAAGcgttatatttatggtgttaaTCAAATTTTTAATCTCTAACTTTATTGTTTCTGTACTGCCTGTACTGcctttttagggctgtcaaagcggtcactaatttattaattatgttacattttttttttgcgtaattgacgcatgcgcaccagaggaAACActcctctgttatgacggcaaacGGAATCACAGTGTTGCCTCCACACACAGTCACAtcgagtctgacgctctttaataactttattctggcctgaacacatcaacagtagtACAATTCCGCCACCCtacactgtatgtatctccaactcaaacACGTCTCTCGGCCATTCACCCTGGGATCGACACTACCTCATTCTCATTGCAAAGAACgggagatgcattcatggacactccgaacatcacaaatgCTGCTTTATaaagcgtgtgtgcgtgtgcgtgtaaataaacagggtgatgaagaaaaacattctTATcagtcactttgtaactcttaatctGGTTGtgcaatttgctacatttaagtataccggaaaaaacactgaaaacaagtacatttaccttaaattacgtgatgtctgtGAACGCAATCCCTCATTGcgcataataacacggtttaaagtgggattcaaatgttctgctactattaaagagactagtgttagacaaatagatttttagacttgtgtggtatctttaagcttgattgacatattctgTTCGTTTGGAGCTGTTTATACATACgaatatataatcctgtcctgtcatttatctttctgttaattaaatacagtaaaaatgggcatatttcagacatagttgctaatggtcaCCATTcttgattaatttatttcaaactgtGATCAATCTGATTGAAatttttttgacagccctacttttttataaaattaGTTTTTATAAGTTGGGTTTCTCGTGCTGGAGTTGTTGGGCGTGAACAATGGGCAGTCACACTCTAAAGTGAACACTGATTGGCCatcattgtgtttgggcttgtttagcatcagctGATAGGCTCCCATTGTCGTTGGGAGGGCAAAGTGAGGATGTGAGAGCTGTCGGTCCAATGAATGTGACAgttacatttcaaaaacgcTCCGATGGCACCATTAATAAAGGAGTGATGTGCGGTCTTTGTAAGAGCGAGTTTACTTAACCACTGAAGCGGCTCGAGTTTAGCCTACCACATCAACACAAAGCACCCACTCGAGTGTGCAGccatagctaacgttagcagcaAAGACGTCAGCGATTTTGCGAGCCATAGCAAAGCTCTTCGCCAACCTAAACTTGAGGAGAACACCCCGCTTTGTGTGAGCATGTCTGCGACCGACAGGCTGACGGATGTTCTTGCCAAGTGGATAGCGATGAACTGCAGGCAGATAAACATAGAGGTGTTGCAAACTGCGCCCAATGACCCATCATGCACGCCACCGTGCAGGACTACAGTGACGaccaaaatcatcaaaatgtacAACAGCGAATAGAACAACTAATTTGAGATTTTGGTGAAGGATTCGTCCAACTGTGTTGCTATAACCGGACATCACCGGACCTCAGCTGACTCAGTGTTCAATAGTTGTCGTGCTCAGAAAAGTGTTCTTACTGTTTTTTGATGTGTTGACGTCAGTGTTTTACGAGGaccttatgttttattttatttatattttctgATTATTTGGAGATTGACAAAAGCACACGGCAATATTCCTCACTGGTGGTCGAAACTAAAGGATGCAGGCAGCACTTGGGACTCGTCTCAAATACAGCGCAATGTCAATGGCATGTATCCCTTCAAGTCTGTTAAAAGCAATACATGCCTTCATAAAGCCACTTTTTTTGgttatatatcaatattttgttGCGTAATGAATTTAAGTGAAAATATCTCAAGGTGAGGGCTTTACTCTGCAAATTTTAGGGGTGAATGAAAACAGATTAATTACAGATCATGATCAATTCATTTCTCAGTTTTTGTCATCTCTCGACAGCACTTATTATGCTTTTCAGCGTATGAAAAGTGATAACACGTCAGCTCTTACACAGTGCTGGTATCCACTTACGTGATCTCAGCTCTATTAAAGGCTACAGTATGCCCACGTGTTCATTTGAGCGGATAAAAAGCACAGTTGTTGCTCCACTCACTGGGCATTCTGGTGAATTACAATTTCAAATCAATCCTTCATTGATTGGAAAATTGAAGGAGTTTCTTGAAGGAGTATTGCTATAAATGCTAGAAATGgtggacaaaaaacaaaaacaaaaaagctctaaataaatgtacacatttgcTCCAATGTATATTTGCCTTTCACGAGGCTTTCATACCATTTAGAGACATGCCTCCAGCTTGTCTTTGGATTATTTATGATACACTCAAACTtcgtgtgatttttttttgttgccagaactgtgcctcggttttcatacaatattgcaaTATTGTACTTCACAAACTtttccgtttgccctgtactgtatcgttttGTGAAATCTAGTGCCTAAACAAACCACGGGGCCGAAGGAAGTCGCAAGTGCCCgcaatttgacaaagaaggcgagaaacactattggatttgagctcgccaggatgtacgggaagtccgcatcaacaataagttctgTCCATTATTTTGCATTGGTTTCTGtctgtaaaaatattattatattattatttatattataactattattattactctgGCATCCTTCCATGTCCCAAATACGTGCATGAAAGGTTAATTGGTGACGCCgctgtaaaccaggggtctcaaactcaactagtggtagagtctgggtgaggctgagCTGCATCAAGTAATAACTCTGGAATCACGTTTCATCAAAGGACAAGGTCAAAGTCAAggtcaaatttatttatatagcacatttccaCCAGCTAGCTgctcaataaaacacaaacatatccAATAATAAAACGTACAATTAAAAATAGAGTAAAAACaatactgcgattggctggcgaccagtccagggtgtaccccgcctgtcgcccgaagtcagctgggataggctccagcatgcccctgcgaccctaatgaggatgaagcggtacagacaatggatggatggatggatggtaaaaacaatacacaaaaataatgacaccaataaaacagtaaaaacaataaaaacaataaaagcaatgccCAGGTTAGTCGGTGTTAAAAGCCAGATTTCCAAAACGATTTAAAATGCTCCAGTGTTTGTGCAGATCTATTGTTTAGGGGCAGGCCATTCCAAAGATTGGATCTAGGAGTGGTTAAAAGGAGCTGTGAGCTGGACCTCATTGTTCTAGCGcagtggtctcaaactcgtggcccgtgggccatttgcggcccgccgagtcacattttgcggcccgcgacttgtcttcaaagatgactgtaatacggcctgcgacGAGCCAATgttaagctggagcctatcccagctgaatgcagcaaaatataaactgtgaaattatttatttatttgattcaccctgtTACTGTatgaagatattattgttattgtgagccatgtatcgcgtgtcgtatcgtgaggtaccccgagattcccagcccccctcagactctacctccaggtAAACTGTGTTTGAGACTCTGTTCTAGCGGGAACATAAACAGACAGCAAGTCATATCGTAAGTATGAAGGAGCCAGACCATTCAGCAATTTAAAAACCAAGAGAATACTTTTGAACTGGATCCTGTAAGTAACAGGTAACCAGTGTAAAGGCCCTGTCaaaccttgacgatttaggcagcgcatgcctgaagTGATCATTTTGATTGCATACGTTGATtgcatagcgtattcataatgagttcgacgtatacatgacgtattagtaacttatatagaacgcctgtcacaccttgacgaatTAGCCAGCTtatgccaacgtatgaaaaatttggccaatacgctggcgtacgtcgaataagttatgggtaagttttgtataagttaagagcacgctgaagcacgccggcatacgtcgtagtacgtccaagtaaTCTAAAAATTTAGTGCATGCACATATGTCCaagtatgattcatacgtcccacatccgcgggcaataagttatacGATCGTTGACCCCTGtgcacacacgttatttgtttcggagaagaacaaacacacagcagctcTCTGAGCGCCATCGGCCATGATCGAGATCGCGACAGGCAGACATAGGCTGGATCACAGATCACAGCGTCTCCTTCATTTCTGAGCAAAGATCAAGAttgaagattcaagagttttattatcatatgcacagtaaaacaggaagttatactatgcaattaaattcttattctgttcattctccccaaaaaaagaaaacacaagaaaatgaataagaacagaagaaacattaataccaataaattgaTCGGTGGAGAAGCAGCAGCGCCGAGCGGAATCAGCGGCTTCACGGCTTCTCCTCTGCCCAGCTGagtggaggaatgaatgaatgagtgaaaggCGGTGAGGCGTTGGACGTACTGCCCGGCCGAGGTCCTGCCCTCGAGAgtcatatacctcaccgtgattggtttgtTCAGCTTCGCACACAACAaatgtcattcatatcaaacttgcgggccacacgaatattaatctttcatattaagacgggggccgcgagtctgagacccctgtgctaatgcaaacacaacagcctccatctcctctcatcCAACACTTGCTTGAAGATCTCCAGCGGTCTCTAGCTCCTCTCAGCCAACGTATGACAAGAAGAGAGGCAAGAAgatacagttttgtctcaagatATGTTGGCTtattacgacttgtgtgtaacttacaaataacgtgtgtgaacgagcgtcaacgatcgcatcacttattgcccgcggatgcgggatgtatgaatcatacgtcgaaaagttagGTTCATGCACCAAATTTTGGGACGACTTCGACGTACTATGacatatgccggcgtgcttccgcgtgctgttaacatatacaaaacttacacataacttattcgacgtacgccagcgtattggccaaattttttatATGTTGGCGTAAGcaggctaaatcgtcaaggtgtgacagggccttgaGAAGACCAGGACTGGGGCTACATGGTCCCGTCTCCTGGTGCCAGTTAACAGGTGGGCAGCTGCATTTAGAAACTGATGGAGATGATGTAAAGATGACTGTTGCAGACCATAACACAAGGAATTAGAGTAGTCCAAGCGGCAAGtaataaacaaatgaacaacATGCTCAAAGACGTCAGCGGGAAGGTAAGGTTTTACCTTAGCTAACTGTCTCAGGTGGAAGAAGCAAGACTGGACCACTTGTTTACAAAGTTTAAAAGCACGCCAAGGTTTTTTACATATGGTTGGCAGTATGTTGATAATGGGCCCAACACGCTGTCCACACCACCTAAAAGAGCTGGATTgccaaaaataacaatttcttcTCAGATCAGATCATTAAAAACCCTTAAAAGTGCAATCTCAGTGCTGTGGTGCCATTTAAAACCTGATTGAAATGTTATTAGTATGAAAGTGAGCCTGTAACTGAGAGTGTACAACTTTTGGCATCCGAGTCTTATGTGCTTGTGCTTGTGCTTACTTGTCTGCAAACACCACCAGAAGCCGTCTCAAGCATCAGCTattgtaaaataaattaatgaaacataaaaatataattttgtgGTGCTCTTGAGATGCCCATGAGATGGTTCAGAAGCACTTCAGCTTGTTTACTGGACGTTGCTCTTGACAGTGTTTGGCCAGCAGCAGCCGAAAGGGAACTCTTGATGAGCATGTAAGCACACGGGAACAGCAAggggtcattactcaacataacagtctgactcacagtgtcataaAGGGTGCGTGGGCCTCACTTCACTTGGGATGTCAAGTAGGGGACCACTGAATATGCATTGGGCCACAGGTTTGAGACTTCTGCTCTAAATTGTGTGATTATGAATGCTTGTTTGAATGCtacgtgtcctgtgattgaccggtgaccagtccagggtgtaccctgcctcctgCCAAAAGTcaccgggataggctccagctcacctgtgaccctaaacggggtaagtggtagaaaatggatgtattaaGTTTGAACGTCAAAACTATTTCAGCTGCACCTGTCGCTGAATGGCGGGTTCAAATTTCTACTGCAATTATCATTTAAATAGTGCAACAGTCATGAAGTTGGAATCTCCCCCTACCCTAGCTTGAGAGTACCCAGAGACAATATTATTTTCTCTCTTGGACCTTGCAGGCATAGTATGTAAATATGACCCAGCTGAAAATCGCATCAGCCAAACGCAAAGACAGTACGTAAATCCACCGAGTGCTGCAATGTTCCACTTTTGATAGGTGGCTTCTTTTGTTTCCTATTTATAGGGCCCTTATTTTACTCTCTGTTTCTGTCAATCAGCCCCTCCCCCACACCCCCCGCACTCTTTAGTTTTGTGGGATGGGTCATACGCCTTTTTTAATGCCATAGTCCTGGAGACCAAGCACTGAAGGCTGCACCAGTCCTGCATTTTGTCAGAGGCAGCAGCAAGGACCCGCAGCAATGGATGACGTCTATAAAGCAGCCGTAAGTACACACTGGTAATACTCATAAtacttcacatcaagaggaaaCCCTGTGATGCATGCATTGAACTGAATGTGTGTTCTGTAAGACAAATGAGATGACCCCGTCTCCTTACGTGTACAGTGACTGGAGCCATTGTGACCGTTTCAATGTCAAGTCAGTGGACAGTCATAGGTTAAAAAGTACATGCTTGATTGGTTAGAGATACTTTACTATTACGTAAGTACACACTGGTTGGATTATAATTGATTGACTGCACTATAGGAATGACTGAATTTCTTTTACATACGTTTATGACACTCCAGCAGTGCCTTTATCTGAGGGGCAACTTGGCAAAACCATCATTCGATCATCATTTACAGTTAACAGAATGAGAAATACACACTCATAAATCGCAATGACGTTTCTGCTTTCTGGGATTgagcttttattttcattttctttttgcgGGGGGCAGTGGAGGCCACTTTATGAACCACGGACATATTGCTATGCTGTGCTCCTTCGTAATGTGTGCAACCATATAAAAGGCAGCCGGGGTTAAACCCCCTGTGcgacaatagaaaaaaaaacagctggacaTAAAAGGAACAGCTGATGGTGCTCCTAACCCCttgcacatacatgcataacTCCATGACAATCAATCCAGTGCACTCACCCAACAACAGGAATAGTAAGTGGAGACGGCTACGTGATATACAGGATCACACATAATGCTTAGCGTGTATTGTGAAGCAGTACTGTTGATGTTTGTCCTGCATTATTGTTACCTCTAGGTTGAAAACTTGACTGAGGAGCAAAAGAATGGTAAGCAAACTACCACTTTTTCATTTGACTACACGAGTAGTACCACCTGTGATGTATTAAACACAAAGATACAGctccacacacaccacacaaatCCACAAAGGGATCCCACCAGGGTGAAAGGACAGCACCATTGCAGTACTCAGGGATTGGATGGACACGCCTCCATCCACAACAGTCTGAATTTTCATTGGTTCGTTGGACTGGAGAAGTGAATCAGACATTTAAACTCAAGTTAATGAGTTTGAAACAGCTTTTCATTTCTGTCATGAACAATTATTCAATATTTGAATgcaaatatattcattcattttcgacCGCTTATCTTGGTCTGTCCCAGCTGATtgtgggtgagaggtggggtacaccatggaccgctcacctgtcagtcactcatatagacaaacagccatccGCACTCACGTTCACACCTACTGACATGTAAAGCataagtgtccaaagtgcttggctagttttttattggcccgcagcacattgttgaaatgaaataatttttttaaaaacaggaaaaatataGCAAAAGAGCACAAAAATTTTGATTAACTAtgataaaaagcaaaaaataactacaaagctttgtctttacagtgatgtgaaaaagtgtttgcacacttcccgatttctttttttcttgcatgtttgacaaaatgctgtttttcaatgaaacttttaattattaagggagaaaacaaatccaaacctacatggccctgtgtgaaaaagtgatttccttcctgttaaaaacataaattaactgagattaatttagatctatcagtctggaaaaggttataaagccatttctaaaactttgggactccagagaaccacagtgagagccatttgTGGAtacaaaatggtgaaaacaAAGAACAGTGGtgaccttcccaggagtggctggccaaccaaaatgaccccaagagcgcagcaacgactcatccatgAGGTCaccaaagaccccacaacaacatccaaagaactgcaggcatcacttgcctcagttaaagtcagtgttcatgactccaccataagaaagacactgggcaaaaacagcctgcctggcagagttccaagaccacaaccactgctgaacaaaaagaacattaagactcatctcaattttgccagaaaacatgttgatgacccccaagacctttgggaaaatactctgtggtctgacgagacaaaagttgaactttttggaaggtgtgtgtcccattacatctggcttaaaagtaatgccgcattagaaaaagaacatcataccaacagtaaaatatggcggtggtagtgtgatggtctggggctgttttgctgcttcaggacctggaagacttgctgtgataaatggaattatgaattctgctgtctaccaaaaaatcctgaaggagaatgtccggccatgtgttcgtgacctcaagctgaaaccaacttgggttctgcagcaggacaatgatccaaaactcaccagcaagtccacctctgaatggctgaagaaaaacaaaatgaagactttggagtggcctagtcaaagtcctgaccttaatcctattaagatgctgtggcatgaccttaaaaaggcgcttcatgctggaaaaccctccaatgtggctgaattacaacaattctgcaaagatgagtgggccacaattcctccacagcgctgtaggagactcattgcaagttatcacgcttgattgcagttgttgctgctaagggtggcccaaccagttattagctttagggggcaatcactttttcacacagggccatgtaggtttggattttcttttctcccttaataataaaatgtttcatttaaaaactgcattttgtgtttagttgtgttgtcattgactaatatttaaatttgtttgatctgaaacatctaagtgtgacaaacatgcaaaaaatcagaactcaggaaaggggcaaacactttttcacgccactgtacattaggattttttttgtctttaaaaaaaaaataaaagatcaaaGTGGCTCCTTGcaccctttgatttttttttagtccaaaaacgtttggacacccctgacttcgagtctccaattaatctaacgTGTTTGTGGACAGTGTGGCGAAACCAGAGCATGTGCGGTGAACCCACATAAGCACGAGGTGAATATGCAAAACCCTGCAAAGTGACATTTTACCCAAGATCTGAACCCGACCACATCTTGCGCAATCCATATAGTAAATTAAAATACCTAAGTAGTGTAATGATATTACTAAGCCATGTTTCCATCCAAAAAACGGTTATACATTTCAATTCTTTGGTGCTTACTTATCACTCCCTCCTTTCAGAGTTCAAAGCTGCCTTTGACATCTTCATCCAAGATGCAGAGGATGGCTGCATCAGCACCAAGGAGTTGGGGAAGGTGATGAGGATGCTGGGGCAAAATCCCACACCTGAAGAACTGCAGGAGATGATTGATGAGGTGGATGAAGATGGTATGTTAGCATAAAATTCAGTATTTCCTGCTATTTGTACACAATTTATACACAGTAGTCCAAATAGTACATAAAGTCTGTGCATGATACCGCACCGTTTTTTTCGGATCACAGGAAGGTTTAGTGGCTCCTGAAGTATACGATATCGATGTATGTCTATCACAGGCAGCGGCACAGTGGACTTTGACGAGTTCTTGGTGATGATGGTCCGCTGCATGAAGGAGGAGAGCAAAGGAAAATCAGAAGAGGAGTTGGCTGAACTTTTCCGCATGTTTGACAAGTACGTTTCAATTTGTCTTTGTcttacaaacaaataaatacgaATACCGCACGTTGCTGTTAATGTGTTAATGAAATGTGCTGTTTATGTTCTGTTGAGGAATGGAGATGGCTACATAGACCTGGAGGAGCTGAAGTCCATGCTCGAGTCCACTGGAGAATCCATCACTGAAGACGACATCGAGGAGCTGATGAAAGAtggagacaaaaacaatgacgGCAAAATAGATTATGACGGTACAGTGCAACCAGAAAAGCAATCGACACATTCACACCCCTATAAAACGTTTTGTAGTCTTCTTTTGGACTCACTTATGACACATTTATGTTTAGTACTAAAATTTGTATTGAACAAAAAGCTTTAAACCTTGACAGTTGCTGGTAGCGTTACGAGTGCTTTATGAGAACTGGACAGTAATTACACAACCAGTGTGAAATGAAGGGTTTGATTTCATGTGTTCTCTTTAACAGAGTTCCTGGAGTTCATGAAAGGTGTGGAATAAAGGATTGAGATGGAggccacacaaacactgaatCCCTTCCTTCCGCCTGCTGCATTAAGATTAAAATGTGTACTTAAAATGTGCCTCTGTCATACAAGGCATACAAACTCATGTTTTCTTAACACAACCTCAGTGAGGATCCAATATTTTACAAATTCACAATCCACGAAcgcaattttaaataaaataattttatgatTGTCTCTTTGTGTGAGGTAATTGTAGCCCACCTGCTATATAATAGTGCGATTAAA
Above is a genomic segment from Dunckerocampus dactyliophorus isolate RoL2022-P2 chromosome 1, RoL_Ddac_1.1, whole genome shotgun sequence containing:
- the tnnc1b gene encoding troponin C type 1b (slow); the encoded protein is MDDVYKAAVENLTEEQKNEFKAAFDIFIQDAEDGCISTKELGKVMRMLGQNPTPEELQEMIDEVDEDGSGTVDFDEFLVMMVRCMKEESKGKSEEELAELFRMFDKNGDGYIDLEELKSMLESTGESITEDDIEELMKDGDKNNDGKIDYDEFLEFMKGVE